A window of the Ardenticatenales bacterium genome harbors these coding sequences:
- a CDS encoding FkbM family methyltransferase, which translates to MTLLTDNSPSPPGDRPFHEATIEDVRYCYRLLLRREPDPQGWTYWQELLEKQPLTIDTLVDDFLNRPEFRRLQAEASHPHLLELTDFKLYVRLNDRQVGAVIARDRVYEPHVTGEIQRLLRPGHVFLDIGANVGYYTIMAGQLVGAQGHVIAFEPNLQNCELIHRSVAANGLTNVMLHPYALAEARETLRLAVGEDSTRGRLLDKAAGQPLDLDVDVLPVEAVVLDDYLGALPQLDVVKMDIEGAEPRALRGMTQLVRQLRPVIVTDFSPYLIQETSRTAPESFVQALLDLDYQVRVLPASGEKLPPMMPAQIMTYFAAGEETHLDLVATPVEGG; encoded by the coding sequence ATGACCCTATTGACCGATAACTCACCCTCCCCTCCCGGAGACCGCCCGTTTCATGAGGCCACCATTGAAGACGTACGGTACTGCTATCGCCTGCTGCTGCGGCGTGAGCCAGACCCCCAGGGTTGGACTTATTGGCAAGAATTGTTGGAAAAACAACCGCTGACGATTGATACCCTGGTTGACGATTTCCTCAACCGCCCCGAATTCCGACGACTTCAGGCGGAAGCATCCCACCCGCACCTCCTCGAGCTGACTGACTTCAAGCTGTATGTGCGCCTCAATGACCGCCAGGTTGGGGCCGTCATCGCCCGTGACCGCGTCTACGAGCCGCACGTTACCGGCGAAATCCAACGCCTGCTGCGTCCGGGGCACGTTTTCCTGGACATCGGCGCCAACGTAGGCTATTACACGATCATGGCCGGTCAACTCGTGGGTGCGCAGGGGCACGTCATCGCCTTTGAGCCGAACCTACAAAACTGCGAATTGATTCACCGCAGCGTGGCCGCCAACGGACTGACCAACGTGATGCTGCACCCCTACGCCCTGGCGGAAGCTCGCGAGACCTTACGCCTGGCGGTGGGCGAGGATAGCACGCGCGGGCGACTGTTGGATAAGGCCGCCGGCCAGCCGCTGGACCTGGATGTGGATGTGCTGCCGGTGGAAGCGGTGGTGCTGGATGATTACCTGGGGGCGCTGCCGCAGCTTGACGTGGTGAAAATGGACATCGAGGGCGCGGAGCCGCGGGCGCTGCGGGGTATGACGCAGCTTGTGCGCCAGCTTCGCCCCGTCATCGTCACCGATTTTTCGCCCTACTTGATCCAGGAAACCAGCCGCACTGCCCCGGAGTCATTCGTGCAGGCGCTGCTCGATCTCGATTACCAGGTGCGGGTGCTGCCGGCATCTGGCGAGAAACTTCCGCCGATGATGCCGGCACAAATCATGACCTATTTTGCCGCCGGCGAGGAAACCCACCTGGACCTGGTAGCCACGCCCGTGGAGGGTGGGTGA
- a CDS encoding VCBS repeat-containing protein has product MNSKTRLIFLSLILFMAFLNIPVTYSGAPDPGAGVAPRKWEVNLSAYSRSCSNGTTHCHFSSPALADLNGDGLPDIVVGTNKGYVVAIRNNGAVLWVRDVAPAFGMPAGTHEIASSPAVADIDNDGLPEIVVGVGATADQCGPVHHGGMIVLENDGSIRSGWPRQSYDQNGDGCRDSIYSTPALVNLDNDPQLEIVAGGFDKRLYAWNPDGSLLPGFPPSSYHYSRLPDWTNLNGALADTVWSSPAVTDVNGDGLPDIFVGTDEGGYDSRYGGNAHGWTCPYAPPAGRPAGYCGGSLYGLQQDGSFLAGFPQYILEIIQSTPAIADVTGDGYPEIFVGTGTFYNQNSPSHPTNGFVLNGWDRHGNSLPGWPKQLSGLSPASPVIGDIAGDSAPEIIVPTFDSRLYAFFANGQPVPGFPMTPRREQGQTGVTFDQSPVLGDYDGDGKMEIFLNNSWTVTVIDGDGQQLTGDDFPNNTRPIYYTYGPLLNSPAVGDIDGDGRLELIAQNSIVYAFDLDSSTSAADWPLFKRNAQRTSAIPAPPRLHLGVDDITLLHGIGEPGNAQKTLVIPNMSEETISWSISTVGSGLWASPSSGTIASGGTAEVTVTVVVYQYEEGVTAVGEVDIHASVGGAPIAGSPATLPVTLHLGTISDVYTPGIFHP; this is encoded by the coding sequence ATGAATTCTAAGACACGACTGATTTTTCTCAGCCTTATCCTCTTCATGGCTTTCTTGAACATTCCGGTCACTTATTCCGGCGCACCCGATCCTGGTGCTGGCGTAGCCCCCCGCAAATGGGAAGTAAACCTGAGCGCCTACAGTCGCTCGTGCAGCAATGGGACCACGCATTGCCACTTCAGTTCGCCCGCGCTGGCGGATTTGAACGGCGACGGCTTGCCAGACATCGTGGTCGGGACGAATAAGGGGTATGTGGTGGCGATCCGCAACAACGGGGCGGTTTTGTGGGTACGAGACGTGGCGCCGGCGTTTGGAATGCCGGCAGGTACACACGAAATAGCCTCATCCCCCGCCGTCGCCGACATAGACAACGACGGCCTGCCTGAAATCGTCGTCGGCGTCGGCGCAACCGCCGACCAATGCGGCCCCGTACACCATGGTGGCATGATCGTCCTGGAAAACGACGGCTCCATCCGATCCGGCTGGCCCCGCCAATCCTACGACCAGAACGGCGATGGCTGCCGCGACAGCATCTACAGCACCCCCGCCCTGGTCAACCTGGACAACGACCCGCAGTTGGAGATCGTCGCCGGTGGCTTTGACAAACGCCTCTACGCCTGGAACCCCGACGGTTCCCTCCTGCCCGGCTTTCCCCCCTCCAGCTACCATTACAGCCGCCTGCCCGACTGGACCAACCTCAACGGCGCGCTGGCGGACACCGTCTGGAGTTCGCCAGCCGTCACGGACGTGAACGGCGATGGCCTGCCCGACATCTTCGTCGGCACGGACGAGGGCGGCTACGATTCCCGCTATGGTGGCAACGCCCACGGTTGGACCTGTCCCTATGCCCCTCCGGCAGGACGCCCCGCGGGCTACTGTGGCGGCTCCCTCTACGGCTTACAGCAAGACGGCTCCTTCCTCGCCGGCTTTCCCCAATACATTCTGGAAATCATCCAATCCACGCCGGCCATTGCCGATGTCACCGGCGACGGCTATCCGGAAATCTTCGTGGGCACGGGCACATTCTACAACCAGAACAGCCCTTCCCACCCTACCAATGGCTTCGTCCTCAATGGCTGGGATCGCCACGGGAATTCCCTCCCCGGCTGGCCGAAACAACTCAGCGGCCTTTCGCCGGCTTCTCCCGTGATTGGGGACATTGCCGGAGACAGCGCACCGGAAATCATCGTACCCACGTTTGACTCCAGGCTGTATGCCTTCTTCGCCAACGGGCAGCCCGTTCCCGGTTTCCCCATGACGCCGCGCCGCGAGCAGGGGCAAACCGGCGTCACGTTTGACCAGAGTCCCGTCCTGGGCGATTATGATGGAGACGGCAAGATGGAGATCTTCCTCAACAACAGTTGGACCGTTACCGTGATTGATGGAGATGGGCAGCAGTTGACGGGGGACGATTTCCCGAACAATACCCGCCCCATCTACTACACGTATGGCCCCCTGCTGAACAGCCCCGCCGTGGGCGACATTGACGGCGATGGCCGACTGGAACTGATCGCCCAAAACAGCATCGTGTATGCCTTTGACCTGGATAGCTCCACATCCGCGGCGGATTGGCCGCTGTTCAAGCGGAATGCGCAGCGCACCAGCGCCATCCCCGCGCCGCCGCGCCTGCATTTGGGCGTGGATGACATCACGCTGCTGCATGGAATCGGCGAGCCAGGAAACGCGCAAAAGACGCTCGTGATTCCTAACATGTCTGAAGAGACCATATCCTGGTCCATCTCCACCGTCGGGTCGGGACTGTGGGCGTCGCCATCGTCTGGGACGATTGCGTCCGGCGGCACGGCGGAGGTGACGGTGACGGTGGTGGTGTACCAATATGAAGAAGGCGTGACGGCCGTGGGCGAGGTGGACATCCATGCCAGCGTGGGAGGCGCGCCCATTGCCGGCAGTCCCGCTACGCTCCCGGTCACGCTACATCTGGGCACAATCAGCGACGTGTATACGCCGGGTATCTTTCATCCGTGA
- a CDS encoding glycosyltransferase family 4 protein, with product MKPRALHQVLVGATAGDAITDHALMIQRWLRADGYESDIFAEHIHPSMADRVRPFARYRPRRREPWLIFHHSVGDPMVAQVTALSPRLILIYHNITPARYFAGIDPAWVHRARLGEQQLARLQPRADLALAVSDYNAADLRAAGFDNVAVLPLPLDAAPYQGALNETLAADLRAHPGPLLLFVGRLAPNKRQEDLLKLLFYLRRLRPTARLALVGDPWVMGYGDWLRGEATRLGMGDALLLPGKVLAADLVTYYRCADWFVSMSEHEGFGKPLVECMAAELPVLAFAAGAVPATLGDAGILFHHKHYPALAELIHLLLDDAPLRRRLIARQRQRLPTFLEPAVRRAWNAHLADVISG from the coding sequence CGCCGGGGACGCCATCACCGACCATGCGCTGATGATCCAGCGCTGGCTGCGAGCGGACGGCTACGAATCCGACATCTTCGCCGAACACATTCACCCCAGCATGGCAGATAGGGTGCGCCCCTTTGCCCGCTATCGTCCGCGACGACGCGAGCCGTGGCTCATCTTTCACCACAGCGTGGGCGACCCGATGGTGGCCCAAGTCACCGCCCTCTCGCCCCGCCTGATCCTGATTTATCACAACATCACGCCGGCGCGGTATTTTGCCGGCATTGATCCCGCCTGGGTGCATCGTGCGCGCCTGGGAGAACAGCAACTGGCCCGGCTACAACCACGCGCCGACCTGGCGCTGGCCGTCTCCGACTACAACGCCGCCGACCTACGCGCCGCCGGCTTTGACAACGTGGCCGTGCTGCCTTTGCCGCTGGACGCCGCCCCCTATCAAGGGGCGCTGAACGAAACCCTGGCCGCCGACCTGCGCGCGCACCCAGGTCCGCTCCTCCTGTTCGTCGGACGCCTGGCCCCCAACAAGCGGCAGGAGGACTTGCTCAAGCTACTCTTTTACCTGCGTCGCCTGCGCCCTACGGCGCGGCTGGCGCTGGTGGGCGACCCATGGGTGATGGGGTACGGGGATTGGCTGCGCGGGGAGGCGACGCGGTTGGGAATGGGCGACGCATTGCTGCTGCCGGGGAAGGTGCTGGCGGCGGACCTGGTGACGTATTACCGCTGCGCCGATTGGTTTGTGTCCATGAGCGAGCATGAGGGATTTGGCAAGCCGTTGGTGGAGTGCATGGCGGCGGAGCTGCCGGTGCTGGCATTTGCGGCGGGGGCGGTTCCCGCCACGCTGGGCGATGCCGGCATTCTCTTTCACCACAAACATTACCCCGCCCTCGCCGAACTCATCCACCTTCTGCTGGACGACGCCCCCCTGCGCCGGCGCCTCATTGCCCGCCAGCGCCAACGCCTCCCCACCTTCCTCGAACCCGCGGTGCGCCGCGCCTGGAACGCGCATTTGGCCGACGTGATCAGCGGGTAG
- a CDS encoding VCBS repeat-containing protein has translation MPHSRILLLILPLIAISTFWYAPAGFADAAEVNGGITAPKWTVDLSAYSRTCNNGTKDCQESSPALADVNGDGYPDVVVATNKGYVVAVGHNGVILWAVDTAAAFGMNAGTQNIQSSPAVADIDGDGWPEIVVGAGRPPDDCPAPHRGGVIVLTHNGAVRPGWPRFSVDPNSGNCHDTVVSTPALGNLDNDPDLEIIAGSFDRRVYAWNPDGSLLPGFPPSSYHLSRFPDWPNLVGRLADTIWSSPALADVNRDGQLDIFIGSDEGNYDNRFGGDAHGWTCPYAPPPGGTAGYCGGSLYGLTNTGALLPGFPRYLLEIVQSTPAIADVTGDGFPEVFAATGTYYYNNSPDHPTAGFILNGWNHQGNVLPGWPVVLGGAAPSSPAIGNIAGDARPEIIIPAFDSRIYAFFSSGQPVPGFPMTPRREKGQTGTQFADSVVLGDYDGDGLMEIFLNNSWTITVVDGNGQQLTGDNFPHNALPIFYTSGSLLNDPAVGDLDGDGRLELVAQNSKLIVYDLPQASAEADWPMFKQNARRTATPRRPAHMATTPAVIRIFQQVGADAPITSRLSLQNQGDDLLAWQAQPPAAITLSISSGTLSPGDATAVTISPEQVFTEGVYTLGALVLTATAGDYPAVGSPTLVPMTLIVGDIHTVYTPLVTR, from the coding sequence ATGCCTCATTCTCGTATCCTGCTCCTTATACTGCCCCTCATCGCCATTTCCACCTTCTGGTATGCGCCCGCCGGTTTTGCGGACGCGGCAGAGGTGAATGGGGGCATCACCGCGCCGAAATGGACGGTGGACCTGTCCGCCTACAGTCGCACGTGTAACAACGGCACGAAGGACTGTCAGGAAAGCTCCCCGGCCCTGGCGGACGTCAATGGGGATGGCTACCCGGATGTCGTGGTTGCTACCAACAAGGGGTACGTGGTGGCGGTGGGCCACAATGGGGTGATTTTGTGGGCGGTGGATACGGCGGCGGCTTTTGGCATGAATGCCGGCACGCAAAACATCCAATCCTCCCCCGCCGTTGCCGACATTGACGGAGACGGCTGGCCGGAAATCGTCGTCGGCGCCGGACGACCCCCCGACGACTGCCCCGCCCCCCACCGTGGTGGCGTCATCGTCCTCACGCACAATGGCGCGGTGCGCCCTGGCTGGCCCCGCTTTAGCGTTGACCCCAACAGCGGCAACTGCCATGATACGGTCGTCAGCACGCCCGCCCTGGGCAACCTGGACAACGACCCCGACCTGGAGATAATTGCCGGCAGTTTCGACCGCCGCGTCTACGCCTGGAACCCCGATGGCTCCCTCCTCCCCGGATTCCCCCCCAGCAGCTACCACCTCTCCCGCTTCCCCGACTGGCCCAACCTCGTCGGTCGCCTCGCCGACACCATCTGGAGTTCCCCCGCCCTTGCCGATGTCAACCGCGACGGTCAACTCGACATTTTTATCGGCAGCGACGAGGGCAACTACGACAATCGTTTTGGCGGCGACGCCCACGGGTGGACCTGTCCCTACGCCCCGCCCCCCGGCGGCACCGCCGGCTACTGCGGCGGCTCCCTCTACGGACTCACCAACACCGGCGCGCTCCTGCCCGGCTTTCCCCGCTACTTGCTGGAAATCGTTCAATCCACGCCCGCCATCGCCGACGTTACCGGCGACGGCTTTCCCGAAGTTTTCGCGGCCACGGGAACCTACTACTACAACAACAGCCCCGACCACCCAACCGCCGGCTTCATCCTCAATGGTTGGAACCATCAGGGCAATGTCCTCCCCGGCTGGCCCGTAGTCCTCGGCGGAGCCGCGCCCTCCTCCCCCGCCATCGGCAACATCGCCGGTGACGCCCGCCCCGAAATCATCATTCCCGCTTTTGACTCCCGCATCTACGCCTTCTTCAGCAGTGGGCAACCCGTGCCCGGATTCCCCATGACGCCCCGCCGCGAAAAGGGACAGACCGGCACGCAATTTGCCGACAGCGTCGTCCTCGGCGACTACGATGGCGATGGTCTGATGGAGATTTTCCTCAACAACAGTTGGACCATCACCGTCGTGGACGGAAACGGGCAACAGTTGACGGGAGACAACTTCCCTCATAACGCGCTCCCCATCTTTTATACCTCCGGCTCGCTGCTCAACGACCCCGCCGTAGGCGATCTTGACGGAGATGGTCGGTTGGAACTCGTGGCGCAGAACAGCAAACTAATCGTTTACGACCTGCCCCAGGCATCGGCGGAGGCAGACTGGCCCATGTTCAAGCAGAATGCGCGCCGCACGGCCACGCCGCGGCGCCCCGCGCATATGGCAACGACCCCCGCGGTCATCCGCATTTTCCAGCAAGTGGGCGCGGATGCGCCGATTACCAGTCGCCTCTCCCTGCAAAATCAGGGCGACGATCTGTTGGCGTGGCAAGCGCAGCCGCCTGCCGCCATTACCTTGTCCATCAGTAGTGGTACGCTTTCGCCGGGTGATGCCACTGCCGTGACCATTTCGCCGGAACAGGTGTTTACCGAAGGCGTGTACACGTTGGGCGCGCTGGTGCTTACGGCCACTGCCGGCGACTATCCTGCTGTTGGCAGCCCCACGCTGGTTCCCATGACGCTCATTGTCGGCGACATTCATACCGTTTACACGCCGCTGGTGACGCGCTGA
- a CDS encoding glycosyltransferase family 4 protein — protein sequence MSAADGPRLAFVVQRYGADVNGGAEQAARALAEHLTALADVHVITTCARDYTTWANVYAAGESQVNGVTVHRFPVDRQRDWRRAARRTNRLLHQEHTLADEVAWVRAQGPYSSPLLRFVAESADRFDLFVFVTYVYATTFFGLPLVAHKAVLLPTAHDEPYLYLPAFIPLFRQPQLIIHLTEPERDLVRRVIGPPLPPQLLIGLGLDAPAPDPQAPARFRQKYGIEEDFLLYAGRVTEAKNVPQLLDFFHRYRARHLRPLKLVLLGRAHMSLPAFDDVLPLGFVSEEDKHDAMQAATVFVMPSAYESLSIVCLEAWHAGTPVLANGACDVLKHQCVQSGGGLYYTSYDEFQAALNRLLASADLRRRLGAAGQAFVRRTYHWPVVRAQYAGILRTLLPATV from the coding sequence GTGAGCGCGGCGGACGGACCGCGTCTGGCGTTCGTCGTGCAGCGGTATGGCGCGGACGTGAACGGCGGCGCGGAACAGGCGGCGCGCGCGCTGGCGGAGCATCTCACCGCGCTCGCCGACGTCCACGTCATCACCACCTGCGCCCGCGACTACACCACCTGGGCCAACGTCTACGCGGCGGGAGAGAGCCAGGTCAACGGTGTGACGGTGCATCGTTTCCCCGTAGACCGCCAGCGGGACTGGCGGCGGGCGGCGCGGCGGACGAACCGGCTGCTGCATCAGGAACACACGCTGGCGGATGAGGTCGCCTGGGTGCGGGCGCAGGGGCCGTACTCGTCGCCGCTGCTGCGCTTCGTGGCCGAGTCGGCGGACCGGTTCGACCTGTTCGTTTTCGTCACGTACGTCTACGCGACCACGTTTTTTGGCCTGCCGCTGGTGGCGCACAAGGCGGTGTTGTTGCCAACCGCGCATGACGAGCCTTATTTGTATTTGCCGGCATTCATCCCCCTCTTCCGTCAGCCCCAACTCATCATCCACCTCACCGAACCGGAGCGCGACCTGGTGCGTCGCGTCATTGGCCCTCCCCTGCCGCCGCAGCTTCTCATCGGCCTCGGGCTGGACGCGCCCGCGCCCGACCCGCAGGCGCCCGCCCGTTTTCGCCAGAAATACGGCATCGAAGAAGACTTTCTCCTGTATGCGGGGCGCGTCACCGAAGCGAAAAACGTGCCGCAACTGCTGGACTTCTTCCACCGTTATCGCGCCCGGCACCTACGCCCCTTAAAGTTGGTGTTGCTGGGGCGGGCGCATATGTCTTTGCCGGCATTTGACGATGTGCTGCCCCTCGGTTTTGTGTCGGAGGAGGACAAACACGACGCGATGCAGGCGGCCACCGTGTTTGTGATGCCGTCCGCCTATGAGAGTCTGTCCATCGTTTGCCTGGAGGCGTGGCACGCGGGCACGCCCGTGCTGGCGAATGGGGCGTGCGATGTGCTGAAGCACCAGTGCGTGCAGAGCGGCGGCGGCCTGTACTACACCAGTTATGATGAGTTCCAGGCCGCCCTGAATCGTTTGCTGGCATCCGCCGATTTGCGGCGGCGATTAGGCGCGGCGGGGCAGGCTTTCGTCCGGCGCACGTATCACTGGCCCGTTGTGCGTGCGCAGTATGCCGGCATTCTCCGCACCCTCCTCCCCGCTACCGTTTAG
- a CDS encoding PD40 domain-containing protein, with the protein MQAPRTLTLVATFILITLVAAVLSITRAVAEVPPSAALQAFTTRISTSANGGEANNHAYTPAMTADGNVVAFVSAATNLHSTATNGQWHIFIKERQTGQVTLASVNDDGEPGNNDSSEPAMAASGRFVAFTSLADNLGIGAANGWRDVFVYDSQLQTTVQVSIASDGTPGNNTSRNPAISADGRYVVFESSAGNLIPEYAPYTDIFLHDRDADEDGIFDEPGAVSTRRVSVTAAGAGANAPSSDPAISADGRFIVYTSSATNLVAGDSNNAGDIFLYDRDADEDGVFDETGEVAVVLISVGADGSPADNFSYVAAISPDGGQVAFESLAHNLVAGGTAPFRQHIFVRDWRAGMTTLVSQSNDGEEGDDWSNNPALSTDGRFVAFESAASNFISGDANYGSDVFLLDRDADANGVFDEAGGSDLMLVSVNRNGSPTYTGQSFNTAISGNGERIAFDSDAADLIPLDLNFQSDVFLHDRAITPSSGANLSVSISGPTAVLGTNAAFQVTVQNAGPEAAINAGMYRNINSFLSFWNPPSQGNCYQNPCDFGDVGGGGVATVGGSGGLLENPAQVYQGSMTVTVSAFSDTPDPNLNDNSDTLTTDFYLCSAEDACMLDEMVCFLFSENPLAGKIQGALDVFIPRLSVYYHLRDTILTTSAGQHYIDLYYTHSDEMRDLIFADPALWDLLLTGLSAWEPALVSLVNGEGETATITAGQVAALEEVLDALTAAGSPALRQAIAAERANLPPLETFVGMTMSAAQGEIVGYTVYLPFSKR; encoded by the coding sequence ATGCAGGCCCCAAGAACCCTCACCCTCGTCGCCACCTTTATTCTCATCACCCTCGTTGCCGCCGTGCTGTCCATCACGCGAGCCGTAGCGGAGGTGCCTCCATCGGCTGCGCTACAAGCGTTCACCACTCGCATCTCTACCTCGGCCAATGGAGGAGAGGCCAACAACCACGCCTATACGCCGGCGATGACCGCCGACGGCAACGTCGTGGCCTTCGTTTCGGCGGCGACCAATCTGCATTCCACGGCCACAAACGGCCAATGGCACATCTTCATCAAGGAGCGGCAGACGGGGCAGGTGACGCTGGCCTCGGTGAACGACGACGGTGAGCCGGGCAACAATGACTCATCCGAACCGGCGATGGCCGCGAGTGGGCGCTTTGTGGCCTTCACCTCATTGGCCGATAACCTGGGAATCGGGGCGGCCAACGGTTGGCGGGATGTTTTTGTCTACGACAGCCAGTTGCAGACGACGGTACAGGTTTCTATCGCGTCTGATGGCACGCCGGGGAACAACACGTCGCGGAATCCGGCCATTTCCGCTGATGGGCGCTACGTGGTGTTTGAGTCCAGTGCCGGCAATCTCATCCCCGAATACGCTCCCTACACCGACATCTTCTTGCATGACCGGGACGCGGACGAAGACGGCATCTTCGACGAACCGGGCGCCGTCAGCACCAGACGCGTCTCCGTGACCGCCGCCGGCGCGGGGGCCAATGCGCCCTCCAGCGACCCGGCCATCTCCGCCGATGGCCGTTTTATCGTCTACACTTCCTCCGCGACGAACCTGGTCGCCGGCGACAGCAACAACGCCGGCGACATCTTTCTGTATGACCGGGATGCGGACGAGGATGGCGTGTTCGATGAAACGGGTGAGGTGGCCGTGGTTCTCATTTCCGTGGGGGCGGATGGCTCGCCCGCCGACAATTTCTCCTATGTGGCGGCCATTTCGCCCGATGGCGGCCAGGTGGCTTTTGAGTCATTGGCGCACAATCTTGTCGCCGGGGGCACGGCTCCCTTCCGGCAGCATATTTTCGTGCGCGACTGGCGTGCCGGCATGACCACCCTGGTGAGCCAATCCAACGATGGGGAGGAGGGAGACGACTGGTCCAATAATCCCGCGCTCTCTACGGATGGCCGCTTCGTGGCCTTTGAATCCGCCGCCAGCAACTTCATCAGCGGCGACGCCAACTACGGCAGCGACGTTTTCCTGCTCGATCGGGACGCGGACGCGAACGGCGTGTTCGATGAAGCCGGCGGAAGCGACTTGATGCTCGTCAGCGTGAACAGGAATGGCAGCCCGACTTACACGGGACAATCGTTTAATACGGCCATCTCCGGCAATGGGGAACGGATTGCCTTTGATTCCGACGCCGCCGATTTGATTCCGCTGGACCTAAATTTCCAGTCGGACGTTTTCTTGCACGACCGCGCGATCACGCCCTCCTCTGGCGCCAATCTATCGGTGTCCATCAGCGGCCCGACGGCGGTGTTGGGCACAAACGCGGCGTTCCAGGTGACGGTGCAAAACGCGGGGCCAGAAGCGGCTATCAATGCCGGCATGTACCGCAACATAAACAGCTTCCTGTCATTCTGGAATCCCCCCAGCCAGGGGAATTGCTACCAGAATCCGTGCGATTTCGGCGATGTTGGCGGCGGCGGCGTGGCAACGGTTGGCGGCAGCGGCGGCCTCCTGGAAAATCCGGCGCAGGTCTACCAGGGTTCCATGACGGTCACGGTTTCCGCGTTTTCGGACACGCCTGATCCCAATCTGAACGACAACAGTGATACGCTCACGACCGACTTCTACCTTTGCAGCGCCGAAGATGCCTGTATGCTGGATGAGATGGTTTGCTTCCTGTTTTCCGAGAATCCGCTTGCCGGCAAAATCCAGGGCGCGCTGGATGTTTTTATTCCCCGGTTGTCGGTCTACTACCATCTGCGCGACACCATTCTCACCACATCGGCGGGCCAGCACTACATTGACCTGTATTACACGCACAGCGACGAAATGCGCGATCTCATTTTCGCCGATCCGGCGCTGTGGGATCTGCTGTTGACGGGTTTGTCCGCGTGGGAGCCGGCGCTCGTCTCGCTGGTGAATGGCGAAGGGGAAACGGCCACGATCACGGCGGGGCAGGTGGCGGCGCTGGAAGAGGTGCTGGATGCGCTGACGGCGGCGGGCAGCCCGGCCTTGCGGCAAGCTATCGCCGCGGAGCGGGCCAATTTGCCGCCGCTGGAGACATTTGTGGGGATGACGATGAGCGCGGCGCAGGGGGAGATTGTGGGGTATACGGTGTATTTGCCGTTTTCTAAACGGTAG